In Spirosoma aureum, a single genomic region encodes these proteins:
- a CDS encoding PhoPQ-activated pathogenicity-related family protein, translating to MKKYLLKTLALVAVISISTLFSFDLPKPVDGITPSTALDSYLNNGDKAFKWEVKDTYSYGDITAYEVLLTSQKWREYTWKHQLTVLVPKEVKYDGALLFITGGSIKDGEPRWNGREDTFNRAMSMAATKNNAIVAVLRQTPNQPLYDDLKEDALISYTLHQFKKDGDYSWPLLFPMVKSAVRAMDAVQALAKETLHKDVNRFVVSGASKRGWTTWLTGASDKRAVAIAPMVIDVLNMPVNLDYQMKIWNKYSEQIEDYVKLGIPQTVHSKEGSAVTEMIDPYSYRKKLTMPKMLFMGTNDEYWTVDAVKHYIGQIPGENFIHYVPNVGHDLGDKRQALEALSAFFGNTLAKQPYPACQWAVSTTKKGVDLTITATSDKLEDVTIWSANSTDMIFQDEKWEGKSLGIKNKGSFSVSEAYPASGYRAFYIDLKYKVPTGGTYTESTRMFLTDNDEIFLK from the coding sequence ATGAAAAAGTACCTGTTAAAAACGCTTGCCCTTGTTGCCGTCATCAGCATTAGTACACTTTTCTCCTTTGATCTTCCGAAACCGGTTGATGGAATAACGCCGTCAACCGCCCTGGATAGCTATCTGAATAATGGCGACAAGGCATTTAAGTGGGAAGTTAAAGATACGTATAGCTACGGCGACATTACGGCGTATGAGGTATTGTTAACCTCCCAAAAATGGCGCGAATACACCTGGAAGCATCAATTGACTGTACTCGTTCCGAAAGAGGTAAAATACGATGGCGCCTTGCTGTTCATTACCGGCGGATCGATTAAAGATGGCGAACCACGCTGGAATGGCCGGGAAGACACGTTCAACCGGGCAATGAGTATGGCAGCCACAAAAAACAATGCGATCGTAGCCGTTCTTCGGCAGACGCCCAATCAGCCGTTATACGATGATCTTAAAGAAGATGCCCTGATCTCTTACACTCTGCATCAGTTTAAAAAAGACGGTGACTATTCCTGGCCTTTACTTTTCCCGATGGTAAAAAGTGCCGTTCGGGCTATGGATGCCGTGCAGGCTCTAGCCAAAGAGACGCTTCATAAAGACGTGAATCGCTTTGTGGTTTCGGGAGCTTCCAAACGCGGCTGGACCACCTGGCTAACGGGTGCGAGTGACAAACGGGCCGTTGCTATTGCCCCAATGGTGATCGACGTTCTGAATATGCCGGTCAATCTCGACTATCAGATGAAAATCTGGAATAAATACAGTGAACAAATTGAAGACTATGTAAAGCTGGGTATTCCACAAACGGTTCACAGTAAAGAAGGCAGTGCGGTTACCGAGATGATCGACCCTTACTCATACCGAAAAAAGTTAACCATGCCGAAAATGCTGTTTATGGGGACCAACGATGAGTACTGGACTGTCGATGCGGTGAAGCATTATATTGGCCAGATTCCCGGAGAAAATTTTATTCATTACGTTCCTAATGTGGGCCACGATCTGGGCGACAAGCGGCAGGCGCTGGAAGCGCTGAGCGCTTTTTTTGGAAACACCCTGGCCAAACAACCTTATCCGGCCTGCCAATGGGCCGTATCCACGACAAAAAAAGGCGTAGACCTCACAATAACCGCCACATCTGACAAGCTGGAAGACGTTACGATCTGGTCAGCGAATTCTACCGACATGATTTTCCAGGATGAAAAATGGGAAGGCAAAAGCCTGGGTATCAAAAATAAAGGAAGCTTTTCGGTAAGCGAAGCCTATCCGGCATCGGGTTACCGGGCGTTTTACATTGATTTGAAGTATAAAGTACCAACGGGCGGTACATACACTGAAAGCACCCGAATGTTTCTGACCGACAACGATGAGATTTTCCTGAAATAA
- a CDS encoding RNA polymerase sigma-70 factor, with the protein MQIRPLIDLDQQNQANITIRHSSNPNVEPMDATPDRNDTELFIRRAFAESPQRGCELLFRRYHQALCSHAVRFVYSKETAEDLVSDVFCKFWKTKAYESVTSSFRYYLFRSVRNEAYNYLRLEFQELDNIETAETQEGQFSQRPDQVLQYEEVVHRIEDLVESLPPQCRKVFLLSRFEGRKYQDIATELGISIKTVEVHIVKALSIVRKGLKDHWLLVIVAVWRLLPF; encoded by the coding sequence ATGCAAATTCGTCCACTGATCGATTTGGATCAACAAAATCAGGCAAACATTACCATTCGGCATTCGTCCAACCCAAATGTCGAGCCCATGGACGCGACACCGGATCGTAACGATACTGAACTCTTTATTCGGCGAGCCTTTGCCGAAAGTCCTCAACGGGGATGCGAACTGCTTTTTCGTCGATATCATCAGGCCCTGTGCAGTCATGCCGTACGGTTTGTGTATTCAAAAGAGACGGCGGAAGATCTGGTCAGTGACGTATTCTGTAAATTCTGGAAAACCAAAGCCTACGAAAGCGTTACGTCGTCGTTCCGTTATTATTTGTTTCGCAGCGTTCGTAACGAAGCCTACAACTACCTCCGATTAGAATTTCAGGAGCTGGACAATATAGAAACGGCAGAGACACAGGAAGGGCAGTTCAGCCAGCGCCCCGACCAGGTTCTTCAGTACGAAGAAGTCGTTCACCGCATCGAAGATCTGGTCGAATCCCTGCCACCCCAGTGCCGCAAAGTGTTCTTACTGAGCCGATTTGAAGGCCGGAAATACCAGGACATTGCCACGGAATTAGGCATCTCTATAAAAACCGTTGAGGTCCACATTGTCAAAGCCCTCAGTATTGTCAGAAAAGGATTAAAAGACCACTGGCTCCTGGTTATAGTGGCCGTCTGGCGTCTGCTCCCATTCTAA
- a CDS encoding FecR family protein, whose translation MESEINKELIFNHFARKSSPLQRELIAHWLREKANEEQYYEWLEEWENRNPQYLTKPELTLHRYTTFLEENPHVEEANTPTHTPGLSVSNRWGRGHWLVAASTLLLLSIGLILFRNQILYQTYETALGETRSLNLPDGSVVRLNANSSLRVPRWGFGHKTREVLLTGEANFSVTHSPDSQKFIVKTAKNFEVVVLGTEFTVFARKRRAKVVLNKGKVQLQYQEGRTEKQVTMKPGDLVTLDPQNHLALKTLKQSQLHPAWVNPASEEKRFVFEEATLEEVAYLLEENYGLQVDITDKELAGRVLMGSFRADNVDQLLLSISELLDINVIRQGNHVQIKDK comes from the coding sequence ATGGAATCAGAAATCAATAAAGAGCTGATATTTAATCACTTCGCCCGAAAATCCTCTCCCCTCCAACGCGAACTGATTGCGCATTGGCTTCGCGAAAAAGCCAATGAAGAACAATACTACGAATGGCTGGAAGAGTGGGAAAACAGGAACCCTCAATATTTGACTAAGCCGGAATTAACCCTTCACCGATATACCACTTTTTTAGAAGAGAACCCACATGTAGAAGAAGCCAATACACCTACGCATACGCCCGGCCTGTCGGTTTCAAATCGTTGGGGCAGAGGGCATTGGCTGGTAGCGGCCTCTACCCTACTCCTGCTTAGTATTGGCCTGATCCTGTTTCGTAATCAGATTCTGTATCAAACCTACGAAACAGCGTTGGGAGAAACCCGTTCGCTCAATTTGCCCGATGGAAGCGTTGTCAGGCTCAATGCGAACTCCTCGTTGCGGGTTCCCCGGTGGGGATTTGGCCACAAAACCCGCGAAGTGCTGCTCACGGGCGAGGCCAATTTCTCCGTTACGCATTCGCCCGATTCACAGAAGTTTATCGTGAAAACAGCGAAGAATTTTGAAGTAGTCGTGCTGGGTACCGAGTTTACTGTTTTTGCGCGAAAACGCAGAGCTAAAGTGGTGCTGAATAAGGGCAAAGTTCAGCTTCAGTATCAGGAAGGAAGAACGGAAAAACAGGTAACGATGAAGCCGGGTGATCTGGTGACACTCGATCCACAGAACCACCTTGCCCTGAAAACCCTGAAGCAATCTCAATTGCACCCGGCCTGGGTCAATCCTGCCAGCGAGGAGAAGCGATTTGTATTCGAGGAAGCCACTTTAGAAGAAGTGGCCTATCTGCTCGAAGAAAATTACGGATTGCAGGTCGACATTACCGATAAGGAACTGGCCGGGCGGGTACTCATGGGTTCGTTTCGCGCCGACAATGTCGATCAGCTTTTGCTGTCCATTTCCGAACTGTTAGACATCAATGTTATCCGGCAGGGTAATCATGTTCAAATCAAGGACAAATAG
- a CDS encoding SusC/RagA family TonB-linked outer membrane protein, whose translation MTNLLRKVSHVSLLSMLLLVGLQPGWSQSIALASHVQQKQSDDTRVSSRQLKDVLNDLKTQYGVNIMFELRTVEGISVLPETLSSKKTLEKNLESLLRPLGLHYKKVNSNSYLVLGEKKAKKVAFFDNQLPESSPNQEQHPLADAPAKTSATTVLAVIKTEIAADPITGTVKSQTGETLPGINVVIKNTSKGTSTDANGKYSIDAPANAILVFSGIGFATQEVPVNGRSRLDISLAADNKQLDEVVVVGYGTQKRNSLTNAVSQIGAEEIARRPVSNIQQSLQGQLPGVTVLDQGGSPGRSNTAIRVRGITTFNINGISNTAGTNNGTGGYDMSKNDALVIVDGIEQRLADINPDDIETVTILKDAASTAIYGSRATNGVVLVTTKRAKGSKVQVEYNGYYASQNSINKPHMMGLEDYMRMQVAAYTNAGSPLPARFTEQSIQAYITATDREKYPLPNTWFQTVLHSAPQQNHTLAVSGGNEAIRTRLSLRYQDQAGIITHYGSKIGEIRLNTDYTISPKLRVSGDINYRYNYSQAPTVDPVNFFLHGSLWAVPKYADGTYGLSTQGNNPLMYAEIGGDSKRSTDYLAGYVKGEWEITDGLTFSTQIAGRGFFTQEKNFGNSYVNFDKNANVTKTVANNTLNEVRNTLREYTLINLLTYERRFGDHNVKALLGYSQIGNTQTFLTAYRERFYNNDIQSIGQGANDGTKSNSGNDALYGLRSYFGRLNYDYNGKYLVEVNGRYDGSSKFTGEKQYSFFPSFSAGWRLSKENFWQGLQKTVNDLKVRGSWGITGNQSVNLYSYYASLAASGYDFNGAAVQGYRQTTLANTNLGWESTTQLDLGLDASFLRGRVNLTVDYYRKVTNDILLNLDIPATVGLIAPPQNAGSVENKGWEFSLNYRGAKNASGFQYNLGGNFSINENKVIDLKGTGPYIIGSDIDPRYIIAVGLPINTLWGYRTDGLFQTQQQITEYKATYAANTKPGDVKYIDANGDGKIDANDMTNIGNTFPKFTFGLNSNFSFRNVELNLLFQGAAKVDTRLAGALAEMGNQEGFTHSLYTNNYWTPDHTDARFPRPLKFDLRNVATSDRLIIDGSYVRLKNIQLAYSLPAAIANKVRLNRIRTYVSATNVFTISKLNEWNLDPEAGSGRAVYYPQTALYTLGLNLQF comes from the coding sequence ATGACAAATCTTTTACGAAAAGTCTCCCATGTAAGCCTACTGTCAATGTTATTGCTTGTCGGGCTTCAACCAGGCTGGTCGCAGTCGATTGCACTGGCCAGTCATGTTCAGCAGAAGCAATCTGACGATACCAGAGTCTCTAGCCGTCAGCTAAAAGATGTGCTCAATGACTTAAAAACTCAGTATGGCGTCAATATTATGTTTGAACTGCGGACGGTAGAAGGAATTTCTGTTTTACCAGAAACTCTCAGTTCGAAAAAAACGCTCGAAAAAAACCTGGAAAGCCTGTTGCGACCGCTGGGTTTACACTACAAAAAAGTAAACAGCAATTCGTATCTGGTTCTGGGCGAAAAGAAAGCTAAAAAAGTGGCTTTTTTCGACAATCAGCTTCCAGAGTCATCGCCTAATCAGGAGCAGCATCCGCTGGCTGATGCCCCTGCCAAAACATCAGCGACTACGGTTCTGGCGGTTATCAAAACGGAAATTGCAGCAGACCCCATTACAGGTACCGTGAAGAGTCAAACGGGGGAGACATTACCCGGCATTAACGTTGTCATTAAGAATACATCCAAAGGGACCAGTACTGACGCCAACGGAAAGTATTCGATTGACGCGCCCGCCAATGCCATACTGGTTTTTTCGGGTATTGGTTTCGCGACTCAGGAAGTACCCGTGAATGGCCGCAGTCGACTGGACATTTCACTGGCCGCTGACAATAAGCAGCTCGACGAAGTGGTGGTGGTTGGTTATGGCACTCAGAAACGCAACAGCCTGACCAATGCAGTGTCTCAGATTGGGGCGGAAGAAATTGCCCGTCGGCCGGTTTCCAATATCCAGCAGTCATTACAGGGGCAATTGCCGGGGGTTACGGTACTGGACCAGGGTGGATCGCCCGGCCGCTCCAACACAGCCATTCGCGTTCGCGGCATAACCACTTTCAATATAAACGGCATCAGCAACACAGCCGGCACTAATAACGGCACCGGTGGCTATGATATGAGTAAGAATGATGCTTTGGTGATCGTCGACGGCATTGAGCAGCGATTGGCTGACATTAATCCAGATGATATTGAGACAGTTACGATTTTAAAAGATGCCGCATCCACCGCCATTTACGGATCACGGGCCACAAATGGGGTTGTGCTGGTGACGACCAAACGGGCTAAAGGCAGCAAAGTTCAGGTTGAATACAATGGCTATTATGCCAGTCAGAATTCCATTAATAAACCGCACATGATGGGTCTGGAAGACTACATGCGGATGCAGGTAGCAGCCTATACGAACGCGGGATCACCCCTACCCGCCCGCTTTACGGAACAGTCTATTCAGGCGTATATCACGGCTACCGATCGCGAGAAATATCCACTCCCCAATACCTGGTTCCAAACCGTTCTCCATTCCGCTCCGCAGCAGAATCATACACTGGCCGTATCGGGTGGCAACGAAGCGATACGGACCCGGTTGAGCCTGCGGTATCAGGATCAGGCGGGTATTATCACGCATTATGGTAGCAAAATCGGGGAGATTCGCTTGAATACAGATTATACGATTTCGCCAAAACTGCGCGTCAGTGGGGATATTAACTACCGCTACAACTATTCACAGGCGCCCACCGTTGATCCCGTCAATTTCTTTCTGCATGGTTCGCTCTGGGCCGTCCCGAAATATGCCGATGGCACCTATGGCTTAAGCACCCAGGGGAATAACCCCCTGATGTATGCCGAAATTGGTGGTGATTCAAAGCGATCGACCGATTATCTGGCGGGTTATGTCAAGGGCGAGTGGGAAATCACGGATGGCTTGACCTTCTCGACCCAGATTGCGGGACGGGGCTTTTTTACCCAGGAAAAGAACTTTGGCAATTCATATGTCAACTTCGATAAGAATGCCAACGTAACAAAAACTGTAGCGAATAATACCCTGAACGAAGTACGGAATACGTTGCGGGAGTATACCCTGATCAATCTGCTTACCTATGAGCGCCGATTTGGCGACCACAATGTCAAGGCGCTCCTGGGCTATTCGCAGATTGGGAATACACAGACTTTTTTGACCGCCTACCGCGAACGGTTTTATAACAACGATATTCAATCGATTGGCCAGGGGGCGAATGATGGCACAAAGAGCAATTCAGGAAACGATGCGCTTTATGGCTTACGATCTTATTTCGGGCGGCTCAACTACGATTACAACGGAAAATATCTGGTTGAAGTGAATGGCCGCTACGACGGTTCTTCCAAGTTTACCGGCGAAAAACAGTATAGTTTCTTCCCTTCGTTCTCGGCTGGCTGGCGTCTCTCAAAAGAGAATTTCTGGCAGGGTCTGCAAAAAACAGTGAATGACCTTAAGGTGAGAGGTTCCTGGGGCATAACGGGCAACCAGTCGGTGAATCTGTACAGTTATTATGCCTCGCTCGCAGCCAGTGGTTATGACTTTAACGGAGCCGCCGTACAAGGCTATCGCCAGACAACGCTGGCCAACACAAATCTGGGCTGGGAGTCGACAACTCAGCTTGATTTAGGCTTAGATGCCTCTTTTCTGCGAGGGCGCGTGAACTTGACCGTCGACTACTACCGGAAAGTCACGAACGATATTCTATTGAATCTGGATATTCCGGCCACGGTGGGTCTAATTGCCCCTCCTCAAAACGCCGGTTCTGTTGAAAACAAAGGATGGGAGTTTAGCCTGAACTACCGGGGGGCTAAAAATGCATCGGGTTTTCAATATAATCTGGGCGGCAATTTCAGCATAAACGAAAACAAAGTCATCGACCTGAAAGGGACGGGCCCATACATTATAGGCTCGGATATTGATCCGCGCTACATCATTGCCGTTGGGCTGCCCATTAACACCCTGTGGGGCTACCGAACCGATGGCTTATTTCAGACGCAGCAACAGATTACCGAATACAAGGCCACCTATGCAGCCAACACCAAACCCGGTGACGTGAAGTATATCGATGCCAATGGCGATGGCAAGATCGATGCCAATGATATGACCAACATTGGTAATACATTTCCTAAATTCACATTTGGCCTTAATTCAAATTTCTCATTCCGGAACGTTGAACTGAATCTGTTATTCCAGGGTGCAGCCAAAGTCGATACCCGCCTGGCAGGTGCCTTAGCCGAAATGGGCAATCAGGAAGGTTTTACTCACTCGCTTTACACCAATAATTACTGGACACCCGATCATACAGATGCCCGTTTCCCAAGGCCGCTGAAGTTTGATTTACGGAACGTAGCCACTTCCGATCGGTTAATTATCGATGGATCGTATGTACGGCTCAAGAATATTCAGCTGGCCTATTCGCTTCCAGCCGCCATTGCCAATAAGGTGCGGTTAAACCGGATTCGGACCTACGTGTCGGCCACAAACGTGTTCACTATTTCGAAGTTGAATGAGTGGAATCTGGACCCGGAAGCCGGATCTGGCCGGGCGGTTTATTATCCGCAAACAGCGCTGTATACACTCGGGCTCAATCTACAATTCTAA